Proteins encoded in a region of the Bacillus methanolicus genome:
- a CDS encoding alkaline phosphatase D family protein: protein MKKTGMIGLSLSLSLGLLVSFAPEALADDKQVKQQSMLKPIVDHVDVIAHRGASGYAPEHTLAAYEKAIQMKADYVELDLHMTKDGELIAIHDSTLARTTNVEEVFPDSAPWRVKDFTLAEIKKLDAGSWFNTTYPEYAKKQYAAEKIPTLQEAIDFIKKKDKKAALYIETKAPDVYPGMEEKLVEILKKNGYLKKDKVIFQSFSEASLRKLQAIVPEDISLIQLYTPKMIQGLNLDDVFNRAAEYAEGVGPDKSLVSPAFMQEAHERHMIVHPYTVNTQDEMVEQLSLGVDGMFTNYPDRLVELNKKPYISHGAASGEVTDTSAVLWARTSQSANVRFEVSEDASFKKAIMKTEKATSKHDLTAQVKVTGLKPNTIYYYRVHALPGSHQVYGSFKTAPAENEMKPLTIVWGGDTGGQGKIPPFKAFSAMADLKPDFFLFSGDTIYADNATPAVPNPPSKTIEDFWAKYKENRTDPDLRKLLQSTSIYAIWDDHEVMNDFSGPFEPLTSTGFQAFTDYWPMLKERSSSGKLYHKFSWGETLDLFILNNRSYRDPNTKPDGQDKTMLGQKQLEWLKKELLNSDAQVKLVASSVPISIPTGKPNARDGWANGDNINPIDKTGYEHEFAKISTFITENKIKNVNFVTADVHFADIIQYDPDHNGTVDYRELVSGPIGAGMGQPSTLDPTFGPERLYAEGGFFNFGVIKIDPGRKQMTVEIRDENGKVHFQRDFPIE from the coding sequence GTGAAAAAGACAGGAATGATTGGTTTATCCCTTTCACTTTCGTTAGGATTACTCGTAAGTTTCGCTCCGGAAGCATTGGCAGATGATAAACAGGTTAAACAGCAATCTATGCTGAAACCGATTGTTGATCATGTTGATGTCATCGCCCACCGCGGTGCTTCAGGTTATGCACCTGAACATACGCTGGCAGCATATGAAAAGGCAATCCAAATGAAAGCAGATTATGTCGAACTGGATTTGCATATGACAAAAGATGGTGAGTTAATTGCCATTCACGATTCCACGCTTGCAAGAACGACGAATGTGGAAGAAGTATTTCCCGACAGTGCCCCTTGGCGGGTAAAAGACTTCACTCTTGCCGAAATTAAGAAGTTGGATGCCGGTTCTTGGTTTAACACTACTTACCCAGAATATGCGAAAAAACAATATGCCGCAGAGAAAATTCCAACCCTTCAGGAAGCGATCGATTTTATCAAAAAGAAAGATAAAAAAGCTGCTCTTTACATAGAAACGAAGGCACCTGATGTTTACCCGGGCATGGAAGAAAAACTTGTTGAAATTTTGAAGAAGAACGGTTACTTGAAAAAAGACAAAGTCATTTTCCAATCATTCAGTGAAGCGAGCTTACGAAAATTGCAGGCCATCGTTCCTGAGGATATTTCACTTATCCAGCTTTATACTCCAAAGATGATTCAAGGTCTAAATCTTGATGATGTCTTTAACCGGGCTGCGGAATATGCGGAAGGTGTAGGACCGGATAAATCGCTCGTCTCCCCGGCATTTATGCAGGAGGCCCATGAACGTCATATGATCGTTCATCCGTATACCGTGAATACACAGGATGAAATGGTCGAGCAATTATCTCTTGGTGTTGATGGGATGTTTACGAATTATCCTGATCGATTGGTAGAGTTGAACAAGAAACCGTACATTTCTCACGGGGCGGCCAGCGGCGAAGTAACGGATACATCCGCTGTATTATGGGCCAGGACAAGCCAGTCCGCAAATGTACGATTTGAAGTTTCCGAAGATGCTTCGTTTAAAAAAGCCATCATGAAAACCGAAAAAGCAACTTCCAAACATGATTTGACCGCACAAGTAAAAGTTACTGGATTGAAACCGAATACGATTTATTACTACCGTGTTCACGCTCTTCCGGGATCCCATCAGGTGTACGGAAGCTTTAAAACAGCTCCGGCTGAAAATGAAATGAAGCCGTTAACGATTGTTTGGGGCGGCGACACAGGCGGCCAAGGCAAAATTCCGCCATTCAAAGCTTTTTCTGCGATGGCCGATTTGAAACCGGATTTCTTCTTATTTAGCGGGGATACGATTTACGCTGATAATGCTACTCCTGCTGTACCAAATCCGCCATCGAAAACCATTGAAGATTTCTGGGCAAAATATAAAGAAAATCGCACCGACCCAGACTTAAGAAAGTTACTTCAATCGACAAGTATATATGCGATCTGGGATGACCATGAGGTAATGAATGACTTTTCCGGACCATTTGAGCCGCTTACCTCAACAGGGTTTCAAGCTTTTACGGATTATTGGCCAATGTTGAAAGAGCGGAGTTCTTCCGGAAAGCTTTATCATAAGTTTTCATGGGGCGAAACACTTGATTTATTCATTTTAAATAATCGTAGTTACCGTGATCCAAATACGAAACCAGATGGGCAGGACAAAACCATGCTTGGTCAAAAGCAGCTTGAATGGTTGAAAAAAGAACTTTTGAATTCAGATGCCCAAGTGAAACTTGTTGCTTCTTCGGTACCGATTTCCATTCCGACAGGGAAGCCGAATGCACGAGATGGATGGGCGAATGGCGACAACATCAATCCGATCGATAAAACAGGGTATGAACATGAATTTGCGAAGATTTCAACATTCATTACGGAGAATAAAATTAAGAACGTGAATTTTGTCACTGCTGATGTTCATTTTGCTGATATTATCCAGTATGATCCTGACCATAACGGTACGGTTGATTATCGCGAACTGGTAAGCGGACCGATTGGGGCAGGTATGGGTCAGCCGTCGACACTTGATCCTACATTTGGGCCGGAGC
- a CDS encoding ABC transporter ATP-binding protein, with product MLTVQNVTKNYGKFVALKDINLEFHHGVYGLLAPNGAGKTTLIKMLTTLLFPTSGTILYEGMDIIKLDEKYREILGYLPQEFGYYKNYSPTSYLLYLAALKGMDRKVALDRVQEMLKLVGLEHVANKKMKKFSGGMIQRVGIAQAMLNDPKILILDEPTAGLDPKERVRFRNLISDLARDRIVILSTHIVSDVESIANEIVMIKDKKVLYKDTVSNICKKIEGFVYETEVEFHDAATFRKNYLSLSEKQENGKMHVRFLTKDAAKPEWRPVHPNLEDVFLYVYQDEALKQE from the coding sequence ATGTTAACCGTTCAAAATGTTACGAAAAATTATGGTAAATTTGTTGCGCTTAAAGACATTAATCTAGAATTTCATCATGGTGTATATGGATTGCTCGCACCGAATGGGGCAGGGAAAACTACACTCATTAAGATGTTAACGACCTTGTTGTTTCCGACGAGCGGCACCATTTTGTATGAGGGAATGGATATTATCAAGCTGGACGAAAAGTATCGTGAAATTCTAGGTTATCTTCCCCAAGAGTTCGGCTACTACAAAAATTACAGCCCGACCTCATATTTACTATATCTTGCTGCTCTTAAGGGGATGGACCGAAAAGTAGCTCTAGACAGGGTGCAAGAGATGTTAAAGCTGGTTGGGTTAGAGCATGTTGCGAACAAAAAAATGAAAAAATTCTCAGGCGGAATGATTCAGCGTGTAGGGATCGCTCAAGCAATGTTAAATGATCCGAAAATACTCATTTTAGATGAGCCAACCGCAGGCCTTGATCCGAAGGAAAGAGTTCGTTTTCGTAACTTGATATCCGATTTAGCGAGAGACAGAATCGTTATTTTATCCACCCATATCGTCTCAGATGTAGAGTCCATCGCGAATGAAATTGTTATGATTAAAGACAAAAAAGTACTATACAAAGATACAGTTTCGAACATTTGTAAAAAGATAGAAGGGTTCGTATACGAAACGGAAGTGGAGTTTCATGATGCAGCAACGTTTAGAAAAAATTATCTTTCCCTATCTGAGAAGCAAGAAAACGGGAAGATGCACGTGCGGTTCTTAACGAAAGATGCTGCAAAACCGGAGTGGAGACCCGTTCATCCTAATTTAGAAGATGTTTTTCTATATGTCTATCAAGATGAAGCACTAAAACAGGAGTAA
- a CDS encoding RNA polymerase sigma factor, which yields MNKEKKWIKLIQKKSDEKAVNELVSFYYQSIYAFVYKQTLNKELSMDLTQEIFISMLQSIQNFDEKNHHLRLGSIKLRPIAW from the coding sequence ATGAATAAAGAGAAAAAATGGATCAAGTTGATCCAAAAGAAATCAGACGAAAAGGCAGTCAATGAGCTTGTTTCCTTTTACTATCAATCTATTTACGCCTTTGTATATAAACAAACCCTAAATAAAGAATTATCGATGGATTTAACGCAGGAAATTTTCATCAGTATGCTGCAATCCATCCAGAATTTTGATGAAAAAAATCATCATTTAAGACTTGGCTCTATAAAATTGCGACCTATCGCGTGGTAG
- a CDS encoding MFS transporter, giving the protein MNRQNDISNRKLLGITGIGWMFDAMDVGMLSFIIAALKIDWSLSAKQMGWIGSINSIGMAVGALFFGLLADRIGRKNVFILTLLLFSLGSGASAFVTSLSAFLVLRFLIGMGLGGELPVASTLVSESVPAEKRGRIVVLLESFWAVGWLIAAVISYFIIPKFGWQVALILSAIPALYALYLRWNLPDSPKFLSVKQTERNSVLSNITAVWSKEYLRETTMLWILWFCVVFSYYGIFLWLPSVMMIKGFSLIKSFEYVLIMTLAQLPGYFTAAWLIEKIGRKFVLVVYLIGTALSAYFFGTAESVALLVTAGAFLSFFNLGAWGALYAYTPEQYPTKIRSTGAGMAASFGRIGGILGPLLVPYLTARGFSIYEIFTIFCVSILIGAGAVLFMGKETKRVELT; this is encoded by the coding sequence ATGAACAGACAAAATGATATTTCAAACAGGAAGCTGCTCGGGATTACCGGTATCGGCTGGATGTTTGATGCGATGGATGTTGGAATGCTTTCATTTATTATTGCTGCATTAAAAATTGATTGGAGCTTATCGGCCAAGCAAATGGGCTGGATTGGCAGCATTAACTCAATCGGAATGGCCGTCGGGGCTTTGTTTTTCGGACTGCTTGCTGACCGAATAGGCCGGAAAAATGTCTTTATTCTTACATTATTGTTATTTTCACTGGGCAGCGGTGCTTCGGCATTTGTGACTTCCTTGAGTGCCTTTTTAGTGTTAAGATTTCTGATCGGAATGGGGCTTGGCGGAGAGCTGCCAGTTGCCTCCACACTCGTATCGGAAAGTGTGCCGGCAGAAAAACGCGGCAGAATCGTTGTGTTATTAGAAAGCTTTTGGGCGGTCGGCTGGTTGATTGCAGCGGTCATTTCTTACTTTATCATCCCTAAATTTGGCTGGCAGGTTGCCTTGATATTGAGTGCGATTCCAGCTCTTTATGCCCTTTATTTACGTTGGAATTTGCCTGATTCACCAAAATTCCTTTCCGTGAAACAAACAGAAAGGAATTCGGTGCTATCAAACATTACGGCTGTCTGGTCAAAAGAGTATCTCCGAGAAACCACGATGTTGTGGATCCTCTGGTTTTGCGTCGTCTTTTCCTATTATGGAATTTTTCTTTGGCTGCCGAGTGTCATGATGATAAAAGGCTTTAGCTTAATTAAAAGCTTTGAGTATGTGCTGATTATGACACTTGCCCAATTGCCGGGGTATTTTACCGCCGCATGGCTTATTGAAAAAATCGGAAGAAAATTTGTTCTCGTTGTCTACCTGATTGGCACCGCGCTAAGTGCTTATTTCTTCGGTACTGCAGAATCAGTAGCTCTACTAGTTACAGCGGGCGCTTTCCTTTCGTTTTTTAACCTCGGAGCATGGGGAGCTTTATATGCCTATACACCCGAACAATATCCTACAAAAATCCGGAGCACAGGGGCAGGGATGGCTGCTTCTTTTGGGCGCATAGGCGGAATACTGGGTCCTTTATTGGTGCCATATCTTACCGCCAGAGGTTTTTCAATTTATGAGATTTTTACAATTTTCTGCGTATCCATCTTAATCGGAGCAGGAGCAGTTTTGTTCATGGGAAAAGAAACAAAAAGAGTGGAATTAACATAA
- a CDS encoding ABC transporter ATP-binding protein, whose protein sequence is MVWNKEKEAILELSGVHKSFGVHKVLQNIDLKVYKGEFIAIVGKSGCGKSTLLRLIAGLEPASGGNILIKGERLKGRNQLAKIMFQDGRLLPWKKIRQNVGLGLKADREKQVDKLLEQVGLAGRADDLPSVLSGGQKQRVALARALVHEPDILLLDEPLGALDALTRIEMHQLIEDLWKEKQFTAVLVTHDVEEAVALANRVILIEDGEIVMNFPINLPYPRQRDHPIFASTISQIRNRILGLNTFSNRELKLTK, encoded by the coding sequence ATGGTTTGGAATAAAGAAAAAGAAGCTATATTAGAACTTTCCGGCGTACATAAATCCTTTGGTGTTCATAAAGTACTTCAAAACATTGATTTAAAAGTTTATAAAGGAGAATTCATTGCAATTGTAGGGAAAAGCGGGTGCGGAAAAAGTACGTTATTACGGTTGATAGCAGGCCTTGAGCCGGCGAGCGGCGGAAACATTCTTATTAAGGGCGAACGACTGAAGGGAAGGAATCAATTAGCAAAAATCATGTTCCAAGATGGCCGTCTTCTTCCGTGGAAAAAGATTCGTCAAAATGTAGGCTTAGGATTAAAAGCAGACCGGGAAAAGCAGGTTGATAAATTATTAGAACAAGTTGGATTAGCAGGCCGAGCAGATGATTTGCCATCTGTACTATCCGGGGGACAGAAGCAAAGAGTAGCACTTGCAAGGGCACTTGTACACGAACCGGATATCTTATTGTTAGATGAACCACTTGGTGCTTTAGATGCGCTGACACGTATAGAAATGCATCAGCTCATTGAAGATTTATGGAAGGAAAAACAGTTTACTGCTGTTTTGGTGACACATGATGTGGAAGAAGCCGTAGCTCTCGCCAATCGAGTGATATTGATCGAAGATGGAGAAATTGTTATGAACTTTCCAATTAATTTACCTTACCCCCGTCAACGGGATCATCCTATCTTTGCATCTACGATTAGCCAGATACGCAACCGTATTTTAGGATTAAATACATTCTCAAATAGAGAGTTGAAACTTACAAAATAA
- the ssuC gene encoding aliphatic sulfonate ABC transporter permease SsuC, with protein MNKKKIVPWIVPILLLVSWQLLSQIGILSSRVLPNPVDVLKSAIELSRSGLLFEYIGASTKRAFVGFLLGGGIGFALGLINGLSRIAENLLDTTLQMIRNIPHLALIPIVILWFGIEEEAKLFLVALGTFFPIYLNTFHGIRSVDKALIEMGNVYDLKGFALFWHIILPGALPSILVGVRFALGITWVTLIVAETIASNSGIGYMAMNAREFMQLDVVVLSIILYALLGKLSDIIAKLAERRFLKWHQTYQK; from the coding sequence ATGAATAAAAAAAAGATTGTTCCTTGGATTGTACCTATTTTATTGCTTGTATCTTGGCAGTTGCTATCTCAAATTGGAATCTTATCTTCCAGGGTTTTACCTAACCCAGTAGATGTCCTCAAATCAGCTATTGAGTTAAGTCGATCAGGTCTACTTTTTGAATACATTGGTGCAAGCACTAAGCGAGCATTTGTCGGATTTCTTCTAGGAGGAGGAATTGGTTTTGCGTTAGGATTAATAAACGGTCTTTCTAGAATTGCAGAAAACCTGTTGGATACTACTTTACAAATGATTCGAAACATACCTCACCTTGCTTTGATTCCAATCGTCATTTTGTGGTTTGGTATTGAAGAAGAAGCAAAGCTGTTTCTTGTTGCTTTGGGTACTTTTTTTCCCATTTACTTAAATACATTCCATGGAATAAGGTCTGTAGACAAAGCACTTATTGAAATGGGAAATGTATATGATCTAAAGGGTTTTGCTCTCTTTTGGCATATTATTTTACCAGGTGCACTTCCTTCCATTCTAGTCGGAGTTCGTTTTGCTCTGGGTATTACATGGGTTACGCTTATTGTAGCTGAGACGATTGCATCTAACTCCGGAATTGGTTATATGGCCATGAATGCCAGAGAATTTATGCAACTGGATGTAGTTGTATTAAGTATTATCCTTTATGCACTTCTTGGAAAACTGTCAGACATAATAGCAAAATTAGCAGAGAGAAGATTTTTAAAATGGCATCAAACTTATCAAAAATAG
- the ssuD gene encoding FMNH2-dependent alkanesulfonate monooxygenase: MKVFWFIPTHGDSRYLGVTTGGRAVSFPYLKQIAQAVDHLGFAGALLPTGRSCEDSWVVASSLIPVTSRMKFLVAVRPGLISPSQAARMAATFDRLSNGRLLINVVTGGDPVELVGDGLHLNHTERYKLTHEFLTIWRDLLAKGEADFSGEYLKIDKGKLLYPPIQKPYPPLYFGGSSEIGQEIAASLVDVYLTWGEPPKKVAEKIAKVKQLAKEKGRTVRFGIRLHVIVRETEQEAWAAADNIIKYVDDELIASSQKIFSRFDSVGQRRMTELHNGRKDQLEISPNLWAGIGLVRGGAGTALVGDPETVAQRMKEYADLGIETFILSGYPHLEEAYRVSELLFPHLPLEHDFTVPDSTNLISPFGEIVANNEFPKNQIANR, encoded by the coding sequence ATGAAAGTTTTTTGGTTTATACCTACACATGGAGATTCACGATATTTAGGAGTAACGACAGGTGGAAGAGCAGTTAGTTTCCCTTACTTAAAACAAATTGCTCAGGCGGTCGATCATCTTGGATTTGCAGGTGCTTTACTTCCTACAGGAAGATCTTGCGAAGATTCGTGGGTAGTGGCCTCATCTTTAATCCCTGTGACTTCCCGGATGAAATTTCTTGTCGCTGTACGCCCCGGTCTTATTTCACCATCTCAAGCGGCGCGAATGGCAGCCACTTTTGATCGTCTGTCAAATGGACGTTTATTAATCAATGTTGTAACGGGAGGAGATCCGGTTGAGCTCGTCGGTGATGGTTTGCATTTAAACCATACTGAGCGTTATAAACTAACTCATGAGTTTCTCACGATTTGGCGGGATTTGTTAGCTAAGGGGGAAGCAGACTTTTCCGGAGAATATTTAAAAATAGATAAAGGCAAATTATTATACCCTCCTATTCAAAAACCTTATCCGCCACTTTATTTCGGCGGATCTTCTGAAATTGGGCAGGAAATTGCCGCAAGCCTTGTGGATGTATACTTAACATGGGGCGAACCACCTAAAAAAGTAGCTGAGAAAATCGCAAAAGTGAAACAATTAGCTAAAGAAAAAGGTAGAACCGTTCGTTTTGGCATTCGATTACATGTCATTGTAAGAGAAACGGAACAAGAAGCTTGGGCCGCAGCTGATAATATAATTAAATATGTAGATGATGAATTAATTGCTTCATCTCAAAAGATTTTCTCGCGTTTTGATTCAGTAGGCCAAAGGAGAATGACGGAATTACATAATGGACGGAAGGATCAATTAGAAATCAGTCCGAATTTATGGGCCGGTATTGGTCTTGTTAGAGGAGGGGCGGGAACAGCCTTGGTAGGAGACCCTGAAACCGTAGCTCAAAGAATGAAGGAATATGCTGACCTTGGAATCGAAACATTCATTCTTTCTGGATATCCACACTTAGAAGAAGCTTATCGTGTTTCAGAATTATTGTTTCCGCATCTTCCTTTAGAACATGATTTTACCGTTCCGGATTCTACTAATTTAATAAGTCCATTTGGAGAGATTGTCGCAAACAATGAATTCCCTAAAAACCAAATAGCAAATAGGTGA
- a CDS encoding sulfonate ABC transporter substrate-binding protein translates to MIKNDKRYWWIAFIFVLSFLISGCSASTSGETSENNSNEKEEKVVHIGYQKFGTLNILKAQKNLEKELKSLGYSVKWTEFPAGPQLLEALNVGSIDFGHTGEAPPIFAQAAGAPLVYFANAPANPKGEAIIVQKDSPIKSIKDLKGKKIALNKGSNVHYLLVKALEKAGLKYEDIETAFLPPADARAAFEKGDVDAWVIWDPFLAEAERAANARILTDGTGLVSNREFFLASSKFAKEHSVVLDVIFKELQKTEKWVEGNPKEAAEFLSPQIGMDVETLELTLNRKTFGLEKVNEEVAKDQQQIADQFFKLKLIPKEINVNEAILLSTK, encoded by the coding sequence GTGATTAAAAATGATAAGCGATACTGGTGGATAGCATTCATTTTTGTATTATCTTTTCTAATTAGTGGTTGCAGTGCATCCACGTCAGGAGAAACTTCAGAAAACAATTCAAATGAAAAAGAAGAAAAGGTTGTACATATTGGTTACCAAAAGTTTGGTACCTTAAATATTTTAAAAGCGCAGAAAAACCTGGAAAAAGAATTAAAATCGCTTGGTTATTCTGTTAAATGGACAGAATTTCCTGCCGGACCCCAGCTATTAGAAGCGCTTAATGTAGGAAGTATAGATTTTGGCCATACAGGAGAGGCGCCGCCTATTTTTGCTCAAGCAGCAGGTGCCCCGCTCGTGTACTTCGCAAATGCTCCGGCCAATCCTAAAGGAGAAGCCATTATAGTACAAAAAGATTCGCCTATTAAATCGATCAAAGATTTAAAAGGAAAGAAAATTGCGTTAAATAAGGGTTCAAACGTCCATTATTTATTAGTCAAAGCATTAGAAAAAGCAGGATTAAAATATGAAGATATCGAAACAGCCTTTCTCCCTCCTGCAGACGCTCGAGCAGCATTTGAAAAAGGCGATGTAGATGCTTGGGTTATTTGGGATCCTTTTTTGGCTGAAGCGGAACGCGCTGCAAATGCCCGCATTCTTACGGATGGAACAGGACTAGTAAGCAATCGCGAATTTTTCTTAGCTTCTAGTAAGTTTGCAAAAGAGCACTCTGTTGTATTGGATGTTATTTTTAAGGAACTACAGAAGACGGAAAAATGGGTTGAAGGGAATCCAAAAGAAGCAGCAGAATTCCTTTCTCCTCAAATTGGAATGGATGTTGAGACATTGGAATTAACACTTAATCGAAAAACGTTTGGATTAGAAAAGGTGAATGAAGAAGTGGCAAAGGACCAACAGCAAATTGCAGATCAATTTTTCAAACTTAAACTAATTCCGAAAGAAATTAATGTAAATGAAGCTATTTTATTATCTACAAAATGA
- a CDS encoding FbpB family small basic protein, with translation MHRKKNFAQLVKDNREQILGNKEEIERIYKKIDEKVFKKESKSNKG, from the coding sequence ATGCATAGAAAGAAGAATTTCGCTCAACTGGTTAAAGACAATCGAGAACAAATATTAGGAAATAAAGAAGAAATTGAAAGAATTTACAAGAAGATTGACGAGAAAGTGTTTAAAAAAGAAAGCAAAAGTAATAAAGGGTGA
- a CDS encoding riboflavin kinase, with amino-acid sequence MQQAMVIQAVKEHISICGRVVHGRKKGREIGFPTANVDADAGQLENGVYGVSVSLKGDLYKGIMNIGVKPTFESNLEKTIEVHLLDFQNDIYGELMECQLLFKVRDERKFPSIEFLKNQIKEDIRYAKQKFKSMGSFYQNSKKEFFRKEQIS; translated from the coding sequence ATGCAGCAAGCAATGGTTATTCAGGCTGTCAAGGAACACATATCAATATGCGGAAGAGTAGTTCATGGAAGGAAGAAGGGGCGGGAGATCGGTTTTCCTACAGCAAATGTTGATGCTGATGCCGGGCAGTTAGAGAACGGCGTGTATGGAGTTTCAGTGTCTTTAAAAGGAGATCTATATAAAGGCATTATGAACATTGGTGTCAAACCAACGTTTGAATCGAACTTAGAAAAGACGATTGAAGTTCATCTTTTAGATTTTCAGAATGATATTTATGGAGAGTTAATGGAATGTCAGCTTCTCTTTAAAGTAAGAGATGAACGGAAATTTCCATCTATCGAATTTTTAAAAAATCAAATTAAGGAGGACATTCGGTATGCAAAACAAAAATTCAAAAGCATGGGGTCTTTCTATCAAAACAGTAAGAAAGAATTCTTTAGAAAAGAGCAAATATCTTAA
- the sfnG gene encoding dimethylsulfone monooxygenase SfnG gives MSLQFAYWAPNVSGGLVISNLPQKTDWTFEANKRYAQIAERSGFDYVLLQTRFFASYGAEKQLEAATLASALAAVTEKINIITAVLPGLWHPGVMAKIISTIDHISNGRASVNIVSGWFKGEFIGYGEPWLDHDERYRRSEEFTQVLRELWTKETTTFKGDFYRLNEAPLKPKPINIPKIFQGGNSKAAREMAGRVSDVYFMNGNSLDKLKQQIDHVKSLAQSNGRDIQFGVNGFVIIRDTEEEAKQVLRDIVLHADKEAVEGFKSQVKFAGQSSPEGEGMWENSSFEDLVQYNDGFRTGLIGTAEQVADRIIELKKIGVDIILTGFLHYEEELQQFGEKVIPLVREKEEKLKEEKAGAV, from the coding sequence ATGAGTTTGCAATTTGCCTATTGGGCCCCAAACGTAAGCGGAGGACTTGTTATTTCCAACCTTCCGCAAAAAACTGATTGGACGTTTGAAGCGAATAAACGCTATGCACAAATTGCTGAGCGCTCAGGTTTTGATTATGTTTTGTTACAAACAAGGTTCTTTGCCAGCTATGGTGCAGAAAAACAATTAGAAGCTGCTACTCTTGCATCAGCATTGGCAGCTGTAACGGAGAAGATTAATATTATTACAGCTGTTCTTCCCGGTCTATGGCATCCAGGCGTGATGGCAAAAATTATCTCTACCATTGACCACATCAGCAACGGGAGAGCTTCAGTGAATATTGTAAGCGGGTGGTTTAAAGGAGAGTTTATTGGATACGGAGAACCATGGTTAGACCATGATGAACGTTATCGTCGTTCTGAAGAATTTACCCAGGTTCTGCGCGAACTGTGGACAAAGGAAACCACTACTTTTAAAGGGGATTTTTATCGTCTCAATGAAGCACCATTAAAACCGAAACCGATTAACATCCCAAAAATCTTCCAAGGCGGGAATTCGAAAGCAGCAAGAGAAATGGCCGGACGCGTTTCCGATGTTTACTTCATGAACGGAAACTCTCTGGATAAATTAAAGCAGCAAATTGATCATGTTAAATCATTGGCCCAATCAAATGGAAGAGACATTCAATTCGGTGTTAATGGTTTCGTTATTATCCGTGATACAGAAGAAGAAGCAAAGCAAGTTCTAAGAGATATTGTTTTACATGCAGATAAAGAAGCAGTAGAAGGATTTAAAAGCCAAGTGAAATTCGCAGGGCAATCCTCCCCTGAAGGTGAAGGAATGTGGGAAAACTCATCATTTGAGGACCTTGTTCAATACAACGATGGATTCCGCACAGGATTAATAGGAACAGCCGAACAAGTTGCCGACCGCATTATCGAATTGAAAAAAATCGGTGTAGATATTATCTTGACAGGCTTCCTGCACTATGAAGAGGAATTGCAGCAATTTGGTGAGAAAGTGATTCCGCTCGTAAGAGAAAAAGAAGAAAAGCTAAAAGAAGAAAAAGCAGGTGCCGTTTAG